Proteins encoded together in one Kutzneria kofuensis window:
- a CDS encoding SDR family oxidoreductase translates to MSKALEGRVAVVTGASSGIGEAAAEHLAELGATVVVLARRADRLTDLVTRVEKNGGQALAIAADVSDAASVQAAADRVAAEFGGADLLFNNAGVMLPAPVDERRSDLWQREIDTNVTGLMNAIGAFVPQLIASAAARGVADLINTSSIGAQNIYPNFAVYCGTKAFVTHTSRQLRAELGGRNVRVSVVEPGLVRTELQSHVTDKGANDWLDGVKDSLEWLTPEDVARTVGFIAALPPRVNLQQVTVMPTAQAS, encoded by the coding sequence ATGTCCAAGGCACTTGAGGGTCGCGTCGCCGTTGTCACCGGTGCGTCGAGCGGCATCGGCGAGGCCGCCGCCGAGCACCTCGCCGAGCTGGGCGCCACCGTGGTCGTGCTGGCGCGGCGGGCCGACCGGCTCACCGACCTCGTCACCCGGGTCGAGAAGAACGGCGGCCAGGCGCTGGCCATCGCCGCCGACGTGTCCGACGCCGCCTCGGTGCAGGCCGCCGCCGACCGCGTGGCCGCCGAGTTCGGCGGCGCCGACCTGTTGTTCAACAACGCCGGCGTGATGCTGCCCGCGCCCGTCGACGAGCGGCGGTCCGACCTGTGGCAGCGGGAGATCGACACCAACGTCACCGGCCTGATGAACGCCATCGGCGCCTTCGTGCCGCAGCTGATCGCCTCGGCCGCTGCGCGGGGCGTCGCCGACCTGATCAACACGTCCTCGATCGGGGCGCAGAACATCTATCCCAACTTCGCCGTGTACTGCGGCACCAAGGCGTTCGTCACGCACACGTCCCGCCAGCTGCGGGCCGAGCTGGGCGGCCGGAACGTGCGGGTGTCGGTCGTGGAGCCGGGGCTGGTGCGCACCGAGCTGCAGAGCCACGTCACCGACAAGGGTGCGAACGACTGGCTGGACGGCGTCAAGGACAGCCTGGAATGGCTGACGCCGGAGGACGTGGCCCGCACGGTCGGCTTCATCGCCGCCTTGCCGCCGCGAGTCAACCTCCAGCAGGTGACCGTGATGCCGACCGCGCAGGCCAGCTGA
- a CDS encoding crotonase/enoyl-CoA hydratase family protein — translation MADEVLVQTRGPVTIVSIDRPAARNAVDRPTAAALAAAFRAFDADPDASVAVLTGTGGTFCAGADLKAVGSERGNAVTDDGDGPMGPTRMRLSKPVIAAVSGHAVAGGLELALWCDLRVADETAVFGVFCRRWGVPLIDGGTVRLPRLIGESRAMDLILTGRPVDAAEALSIGLANRLVPAGQALEAAVGLAEQLSAFPQTCLRNDRLSTRNQHGLSEVDALAQELSYGKESLATDALAGAGRFAAGAGRHGEF, via the coding sequence ATGGCTGACGAAGTTCTGGTTCAAACCCGGGGACCGGTAACGATTGTGTCAATAGACCGGCCGGCCGCTCGCAACGCGGTGGACCGCCCGACCGCCGCCGCGCTCGCCGCGGCGTTCCGCGCCTTCGACGCCGACCCGGATGCCAGCGTCGCCGTGCTGACCGGAACCGGCGGCACCTTCTGTGCCGGCGCCGACCTGAAGGCCGTCGGGAGCGAACGCGGCAACGCCGTGACCGACGACGGCGACGGTCCCATGGGGCCGACCCGAATGCGCCTGAGCAAGCCCGTGATCGCCGCCGTCAGCGGCCACGCCGTCGCCGGCGGCCTGGAACTGGCGCTGTGGTGCGATCTCCGGGTCGCAGACGAGACGGCGGTGTTCGGCGTCTTCTGCCGGCGCTGGGGTGTGCCGCTGATCGACGGCGGCACCGTGCGGCTGCCGCGGCTGATCGGCGAGAGCCGGGCCATGGACCTCATCCTGACCGGCCGGCCCGTGGACGCCGCCGAGGCCCTGTCGATCGGCTTGGCCAACCGCCTCGTGCCCGCCGGCCAGGCGCTGGAGGCCGCGGTGGGCCTGGCCGAGCAGCTCTCGGCATTCCCGCAGACCTGCCTGCGCAACGACCGGTTGTCGACCCGGAACCAGCACGGACTGTCCGAAGTAGACGCTCTGGCTCAGGAGTTGTCCTACGGCAAGGAATCCCTGGCGACGGACGCCCTGGCGGGAGCCGGCCGGTTCGCCGCCGGAGCCGGCCGTCACGGGGAGTTCTGA